A single region of the Ziziphus jujuba cultivar Dongzao chromosome 10, ASM3175591v1 genome encodes:
- the LOC107410516 gene encoding E3 ubiquitin-protein ligase RSL1, translated as MEVKAGGGGGSKSPKKPKLEKNVNLAIIDVEEDDHNLFRFKPIIEKGTNKFNAISVEHYSKYRDLHLANFIDLCHENLDDELQFLSFKPVNTQFGKKREKPFSNPSISETGQSSNSKINDPTFVCEICVEPKSANESFAIKGCTHSYCTDCVTKYVASKLQENIPRIGCPVSGCGGYLEPEYCRPILPPDVFDRWGITLCEAAIVGSRKFYCPYKDCSMMMIDDGKEVLMECECFNCRRLFCAQCKVPWHTGIVCSEFQKLNKNEREREDIMLMNLARNKHWRRCPNCKIYVERTDGCLFMQCRCGTAFCYNCGNIYTQKTYHYCTKCQR; from the exons ATGGAAGTAAAagcaggaggaggaggaggaagcaAATCACCAAAGAAGCCCAAATTGGAGAAAAACGTAAATTTGGCCATTATTGACGTTGAAGAAGACGATCATAATCTGTTCCGCTTCAAACCCATCATCGAAAAGGGTACCAACAAGTTCAACGCGATCTCTGTCGAGCATTACTCCAAATACAGAGACCTCCACCTCGCAAATTTCATCGATCTCTGCCACGAAAACCTCGACGACGAACTTCAATTCCTTTCATTCAAACCCGTCAATACCCAATTTGGGAAAAAGCGAGAGAAACCCTTTTCGAATCCTTCGATTAGCGAAACTGGGCAGTCTTCCAATTCCAAGATCAACGACCCTACTTTCGTCTGCGAAATCTGTGTCGAACCCAAATCAGCGAACGAATCGTTCGCCATCAAAGGCTGCACCCATTCTTACTGTACGGACTGCGTGACCAAGTACGTGGCGTCCAAGCTCCAGGAAAACATCCCGAGAATTGGGTGTCCGGTTTCGGGTTGCGGAGGCTATCTGGAGCCGGAGTATTGCCGGCCGATTCTCCCGCCGGACGTGTTCGATCGGTGGGGAATCACTTTGTGTGAGGCTGCGATTGTTGGCTCACGGAAATTCTACTGCCCATATAAGGATTGCTCGATGATGATGATTGATGATGGGAAAGAGGTTTTGATGGAATGCGAGTGTTTTAATTGCAGGAGATTGTTCTGTGCTCAGTGCAAGGTTCCATGGCATACAGGGATTGTGTGCTCTGAGTTTCAGAAGCTGAAtaagaatgagagagagagggaagatATAATGTTGATGAATCTCGCGCGGAACAAGCATTGGAGAAGGTGTCCAAATTGCAAAATCTACGTTGAGAGAACAGACGGTTGCCTATTTATGCAATGCAG GTGTGGAACTGCTTTCTGCTACAACTGTGGAAATATTTATACGCAAAAAACATACCATTATTGCACGAAATGTCAGCGCTAA
- the LOC107410498 gene encoding probable disease resistance protein At4g27220, giving the protein MDQFIISICAKISEYTVAPVVHGLGYSCHYKTNVDNLKTQIQLLEGAKDRVQHSVDEATRNGEEIEADVHNWVIRVTNVAKNAGDFFKHEDHANPMCSCKIFQMLVSRHKLSKKAETMAKAADAEIKLAITILSQKVSYAVPPKGVIEFGHGGYMTFDSRIYTIKNIMDTLRNPNVRMVGIYGMAGIGKTMLAKEVARQAMEEKLFDKMVKVTISQTPDVKNIQREIAEHLGLKLDEESISVRAERLSRRLGQEKKILVVLDDVWKKLELHEVGIAFGNDKNGCKILLTSRFEDVVQSEMGAEKIFLLGVLYDNEAKDLFGKIVGDSMMKNPEFQPLASDIIKECEGLPIAIETVANALKNRKSPLWENALQELRRSVPTNIKGMHEKVYSSIKLSYNYLESDEAKLMLLFIGLYPEDYYIAFITFFICGIGLELFQGIKGLEQADNKVVTLVESLKTCCFLSDGPLPRTVTMHDVIQDVVISIGSQEKQMFRFRNYDPEVEDSKKLKDATAISLLYSTDDPRLPERLKCPQLKFLLVLCYNLSLWSDHYSQMSNHFFEEIKDLRVLELYHLCLTTLPRSFCFLQNLQSLGLYECDLGDVALIGELKSLKILVIVGSNIVELPKQIGQLTRLQLLCVTGCPKLEVIERSVISSLIHLEELDFTNSFTKWDMDRLNTDRRNASLIELKNLSRLSALRIHIPDFNTLPKGLFSMKLTKYFIIIGRFQMRISNDIYKMRSSLNCSRILGLELNIRRLWDDPGLEMLLKRSEDLLLYRPKGVNNLVPELDREGFPQLKCLIIAKNDDMECIINPMEQNHPCSAFLSLEVLYLKKLMNLEKICHGKLSTDSFGKLRAVIVEDCDRLKNLFSFSIAKQLEELNVIKCKIMTEIVIYLRDDDPCIIPAEAIAKFEFPQLQSLTLESLPELVYFFHDGSEAPFTSQKEDIGRISLFNTMVAFPSLKSLTLSAVNSEMLWPDQLPETFKMQNLKSLRVDGCNSLKHILSFSMARSLVQLQHLEVRQCTVMEEALTINDLRNSDGMDKKLLPNLKSLHLEELPNLKRFCSKSWIKFLTMERLSIDACPKLEVADLLGELKNLKSLCLSRLDIVELLREIGQLTCLQSLTLIDCPKLEMIEPNIISCLLSLEELKFQNSFTKWETEGVIGEKSNAHLSELKNLAHLSTLHLAVPDVNSLPKDLFSTKLKRYNINIGEDELNEFKNYNNSRKLELKLNTSSLLDQHAGLKILMKGSEELGLNGLEGLNNVVYDLDWEGFPQLKFFKFQNNVGIQYIINSMDKIHPFSAFVSLESLVLEKLVNLEKLCHGKLTDKCFGKLREIDVSNCNRLKSLFSLSEAKILSKLEEIRVADCNMMEEIVIHEIEDDNQNISNKVANKIVFPELHSLKLKSLPKFVQVFTEMETNGTCPIGEEELVATNFPIPFSNEKVKFPKLKALTLKGIGTPNTIWNCQDEGQLGDDIEHAGILSRLEGLKLSELPQLMHLWEEDYHPVGRAFHNLKALFVSRCDRLKNLVPCSISFENLRYLSVKMPWNGEFINTFNS; this is encoded by the exons ATGGATCAGTTCATTATCTCAATTTGTGCAAAAATTAGTGAATATACAGTTGCACCAGTTGTTCATGGATTGGGTTATTCCTGCCACTACAAAACAAATGTAGACAACCTTAAGACGCAAATTCAGCTTTTGGAAGGTGCAAAAGACCGCGTGCAACATTCGGTTGATGAGGCTACAAGAAACGGTGAGGAAATTGAAGCTGATGTTCATAATTGGGTGATCAGGGTAACCAACGTTGCTAAAAATGCTGGAGATTTTTTCAAACATGAAGACCATGCGAATCCCATGTGTTCTTGCAAGATCTTTCAAATGTTGGTGTCAAGACATAAGCTGAGCAAGAAAGCAGAGACCATGGCTAAGGCTGCCGATGCTGAAATCAAACTTGCAATCACAATATTATCCCAAAAGGTTTCTTATGCTGTCCCTCCAAAGGGCGTCATTGAATTCGGACATGGTGGCTACATGACTTTTGATTCAAGAATCTACACCATCAAGAACATTATGGATACTTTAAGAAATCCTAATGTTAGGATGGTTGGGATTTATGGCATGGCTGGCATCGGAAAAACCATGCTTGCTAAAGAGGTTGCTAGACAAGCCATGGAAGAGAAGTTATTCGATAAGATGGTTAAGGTCACTATATCCCAAACTCCTGatgttaaaaatattcaaagagaAATTGCAGAGCATCTAGGCCTAAAACTTGATGAGGAAAGCATATCTGTTAGAGCAGAACGATTGTCTCGTCGTCTGGGGCAAGAAAAGAAGATCCTTGTAGTTCTAGATGATGTCTGGAAGAAATTGGAGCTGCATGAAGTGGGAATTGCTTTTGGGAATGACAAGAACGGATGCAAGATACTGCTCACCTCAAGGTTTGAAGATGTGGTGCAGAGTGAAATGGGAGCTGAGAAGATATTCTTGCTTGGAGTTTTATATGATAATGAAGCAAAagatttgtttggaaaaattgtGGGGGATTCAATGATGAAGAACCCCGAGTTCCAACCTTTGGCAAGCGATATTATCAAAGAATGCGAAGGCTTACCAATTGCTATAGAAACGGTTGCAAATGCATTGAAGAACAGAAAATCTCCTTTATGGGAAAATGCCTTGCAAGAGCTAAGAAGGTCTGTTCCAACTAACATCAAAGGCATGCACGAAAAAGTCTATTCGAGTATAAAGCTGAGTTATAACTATTTAGAAAGTGATGAAGCAAAGTTGATGCTGCTATTTATTGGTTTATATCCAGAAGATTATTACATAGCCTTTATCACCTTCTTCATATGTGGCATTGGATTGGAATTATTTCAAGGAATCAAAGGATTAGAACAGGCTGATAACAAGGTGGTTACACTGGTTGAGAGTCTAAAGACTTGTTGTTTTCTGTCGGATGGTCCTCTCCCTCGTACGGTCACAATGCATGATGTAATTCAAGATGTTGTCATCTCAATTGGGTCCCAGGAAAAGCAAATGTTTCGCTTTAGAAATTATGATCCGGAGGTGGAAGACAGTAAAAAACTCAAAGATGCAACCGCAATTTCACTGCTGTATAGCACTGATGATCCTCGACTTCCTGAAAGGTTAAAATGTCCGCAACTCAAGTTTCTTTTAGTGCTCTGCTATAATCTATCTCTATGGAGTGATCATTATTCCCAAATGTCAAAccatttttttgaagaaataaagGATCTTAGAGTTCTAGAGTTGTATCATTTGTGTTTAACAACTCTGCCTAGATCATTTTGTttccttcaaaatcttcaaaGTCTAGGTCTGTACGAATGTGACTTAGGAGATGTGGCTTTGATTGGAGAGTTGAAGAGTTTGAAAATTCTTGTTATTGTTGGCTCTAATATCGTGGAATTGCCAAAACAAATAGGGCAGCTGACTCGTCTACAGTTATTATGTGTGACTGGTTGTCCCAAACTTGAAGTGATCGAACGCAGTGTCATATCAAGTTTAATACATTTGGAAGAGTTGGATTTCACAAATAGCTTCACAAAATGGGATATGGATAGACTCAATACTGACAGAAGAAATGCTAGTCTTATTGAGTTAAAGAATTTGTCTCGATTGAGCGCCTTACGTATACACATACCGGATTTTAACACTCTGCCAAAAGGCTTGTTTTCTATGAAGTTGACGaaatatttcataataataGGACGTTTTCAGATGCGCATCtcaaatgatatttataaaatgagaTCAAGTTTAAATTGTTCAAGAATATTGGGACTTGAGCTCAACATAAGAAGATTGTGGGACGATCCTGGTCTTGAAATGTTGTTGAAAAGATCTGAAGATCTCTTACTATACCGACCAAAAGGCGTGAACAATCTTGTTCCTGAATTAGATCGAGAGGGTTTCCCACAGTTGAAGTGTCTCATAATTGCGAAGAACGATGATATGGAATGCATCATTAATCCCATGGAGCAAAATCATCCCTGCTCTGCTTTTCTAAGCTTGGAGGTATTGTATCTTAAGAAACTAATGAACTTGGAAAAGATATGCCATGGCAAACTTTCAACAGATTCTTTTGGCAAATTAAGAGCTGTAATTGTGGAAGATTGTGATAGATTGAAGAATCTCTTCTCGTTCTCCATTGCCAAACAGCTTGAGGAACTTAATGTTATCAAATGTAAGATAATGACAGagatagttatttatttaagagACGATGATCCCTGCATCATTCCTGCTGAAGCGATTGCTAAGTTTGAGTTTCCTCAGTTGCAGTCTTTGACTTTGGAATCTTTACCCGAGCTcgtttattttttccatgatgGATCTGAGGCCCCTTTCACAAGTCAAAAAGAAGATATAGGTCGCATATCTTTGTTCAACACAATG GTTGCATTTCCTAGCTTGAAGTCTTTAACATTGTCTGCAGTCAACTCCGAAATGTTATGGCCAGACCAACTTCCAGAAACCTTCAAGATGCAGAATCTAAAAAGCTTGAGGGTTGACGGCTGCAATAGTTTAAAGcatatattatctttttctaTGGCCCGAAGCCTTGTACAGCTTCAGCACCTAGAGGTACGTCAATGTACTGTTATGGAAGAGGCACTAACCATAAATGATCTAAGAAACTCAGACGGGATGGATAAGAAACTGCTTCCCAATCTAAAATCTTTGCATTTAGAAGAACTCCCAAACCTCAAAAGGTTTTGCTCCAAAAGTTGGATAAAATTCCTTACCATGGAGAGATTGAGTATAGATGCTTGTCCAAAATTGGAAGTTGCAGATTTACTTGGAGAgctaaagaatttaaaatcccTCTGCCTTTCTAGGTTAGATATTGTGGAGCTTTTGAGAGAAATAGGACAATTAACTTGTCTGCAGTCATTAACTTTGATAGATTGTCCTAAACTTGAAATGATTGAACCCAATATCATATCATGCTTACTAAGTTTAGAagaattgaaatttcaaaatagtTTTACAAAATGGGAGACTGAAGGAGTCATCGGTGAAAAGAGTAATGCACATCTTTCCGAATTAAAGAATTTGGCTCATTTATCCACCTTACATCTAGCTGTACCAGATGTCAACAGTTTGCCAAAAGATTTGTTTAGTACAAAACTGAAAagatataacataaatataggAGAAGACGAGCTCAATGAGTTCAAGAATTATAACAATTCGAGAAAGTTGGAGCTCAAACTCAACACAAGCAGTCTATTAGATCAGCATGCGGGCCTTAAAATTCTAATGAAAGGGTCTGAAGAATTGGGTTTAAATGGATTGGAGGGTCTGAACAATGTTGTTTATGATTTAGATTGGGAGGGTTTTCCACAATTGAAgttttttaaattccaaaataATGTTGGAATTCAATACATAATCAACTCAATGGACAAGATTCATCCTTTTAGTGCCTTTGTAAGCTTGGAGTCTTTGGTTCTTGAAAAATTGGTGAACCTTGAAAAACTCTGTCATGGGAAACTCACAGACAAGTGTTTTGGAAAGTTACGAGAGATAGATGTAAGTAATTGTAACAGATTGAAGAGTCTTTTCTCATTATCTGAAGCAAAAATTCTTTCGAAACTTGAAGAAATCAGAGTGGCTGACTGCAATATGATGGAGGAAATAGTTATCCATGAAATAGAAGATGATAACCAAAACATTAGCAACAAAGTTGCTAATAAGATTGTCTTTCCAGAACTACATTCCTTGAAGCTTAAATCTCTTCCGAAATTTGTACAAGTTTTCACTGAAATGGAGACAAATGGCACATGTCCGATTGGAGAGGAGGAATTGGTTGCAACTAATTTTCCCATACCCTTTTCCAACGAAAAG gttaaatttcctaagttgaaaGCATTGACACTGAAAGGTATTGGCACCCCGAATACAATATGGAATTGTCAGGATGAAGGCCAGCTCGGAGATGATATAGAACATGCTGGAATACTTTCCCGTTTGGAAGGATTAAAACTGAGTGAGCTGCCTCAGTTGATGCATTTATGGGAGGAGGATTACCACCCCGTAGGAAGAGCCTTCCACAACTTGAAAGCTCTATTTGTGAGTAGATGTGACAGATTGAAGAACCTAGTGCCGTGTTCGATATCTTTCGAAAACTTGAGATATCTCAGTGTCAAAATGCCATGGAATGGAGAATTTATTAACACCTTCAACAGCTAA
- the LOC132799627 gene encoding disease resistance protein RPS5-like, with protein sequence MAQDVDTEIILSASILSQKISIGSHQRMPLKSRATTLPIQESPYLRKFMDALRNANARMVGVYGMAGIGKTMLAKKVARQAKEEKLFNKTVIVPISQTPDVKKIQKEIVEHVGLKLDEESISVRAERCLSRRLGQETEILRVLDDVWDKLELHEVGIAFENDRNQCKILFTSRSREVVCNDIGADKIFMLEVLSYNEAKDLFGKIVGDSMMNNPNIQPLATEIVEECGGLPIAITTVANALNSKSYPTWG encoded by the coding sequence ATGGCTCAGGATGTTGACACTGAAATCATATTATCAGCCTCAATACTATCCCAAAAGATTTCTATTGGGTCCCACCAAAGAATGCCATTGAAATCAAGGGCTACAACACTTCCCATTCAAGAATCCCcatatttaagaaaatttatGGATGCTTTAAGAAATGCTAATGCTAGGATGGTTGGGGTGTATGGCATGGCTGGCATTGGTAAAACCATGCTTGCTAAAAAGGTTGCTAGACAAGCCAAGGAGGAGAAGTTATTCAATAAGACGGTTATCGTCCCTATATCCCAAACTCCAGATGtcaaaaagattcaaaaagaaattgtagAGCATGTAGGCCTAAAACTTGACGAGGAAAGTATATCTGTTAGAGCAGAACGATGTTTGAGTCGTCGACTGGGGCAAGAAACCGAGATCCTCAGAGTTCTAGACGATGTCTGGGACAAATTGGAGCTGCATGAAGTGGGAATTGCTTTTGAGAATGACAGGAATCAATGCAAGATACTGTTCACCTCTAGATCTCGAGAGGTAGTGTGTAATGATATAGGTGCTGACAAGATTTTCATGCTTGAAGTTCTATCGTATAATGAAGCAAAAGATTTATTTGGCAAAATAGTTGGGGATTCAATGATGAACAATCCTAATATCCAACCTTTGGCAACTGAAATTGTGGAAGAATGTGGAGGATTACCAATTGCGATAACGACGGTCGCAAATGCATTGAATAGCAAAAGCTATCCTACTTGGGGATAA